A single region of the Parasphingorhabdus litoris DSM 22379 genome encodes:
- a CDS encoding cytochrome b yields the protein MSFPWAQQYKPATEFGQWMDDRLPIGRMIYNSLGAGYPTPRNLNYMWNFGSLAGVFLVVQIVTGIILAMHYAANAAIAFDSVEHIMRDVNSGWMIRYAHANGASFFFIAIYLHIGRGLYYGSYKAPREMIWLLGVVIYLLAMATAFMGYVLPWGQMSFWGAKVITGLFEAIPLVGKPIQELLLGGFAPDNAALNRFFSLHYLLPFVIAGVIIMHIWALHIPGSNNPTGVNVKGPQDTVPFHPFYTAKDGWFLGLALMFFTAMMFFMPNALGHADNYIPANPLSTPAHIVPEWYFWPWYAILRAFTFDFLFVPAKLLGVLAMFSAILVWFFLPWLDKSPVRSGDYRPRFKKFFWFGLIPCIVVLGICGGAPAEEPYVMLSQLASAYYFAHFLIILPLLSRIEKPEPLPNSITEAVTGKPLEQAS from the coding sequence ATGAGTTTTCCTTGGGCACAGCAATATAAACCAGCTACCGAATTCGGTCAGTGGATGGATGACAGGCTACCAATTGGTAGAATGATCTATAACAGCCTTGGTGCTGGCTATCCGACACCGCGCAACCTGAACTACATGTGGAACTTTGGCTCGCTCGCCGGGGTGTTCCTGGTCGTTCAGATCGTTACTGGTATTATCTTGGCGATGCACTATGCCGCCAATGCTGCCATTGCGTTTGACTCAGTTGAGCACATCATGCGTGACGTCAATAGCGGCTGGATGATCCGCTATGCACACGCTAACGGTGCCAGCTTCTTCTTCATTGCCATATATCTCCACATCGGCCGGGGCCTTTACTACGGCTCTTATAAAGCGCCGCGTGAGATGATCTGGCTGCTCGGTGTGGTTATCTATCTGCTCGCCATGGCGACGGCTTTCATGGGCTATGTTCTGCCTTGGGGCCAAATGAGTTTCTGGGGCGCGAAAGTGATTACCGGTCTGTTTGAGGCGATACCGCTGGTCGGCAAACCAATTCAGGAACTGCTATTGGGCGGGTTTGCGCCGGATAACGCAGCCTTGAACCGGTTTTTCTCGCTTCACTATCTGCTGCCATTTGTGATCGCAGGTGTGATCATCATGCATATCTGGGCGTTGCATATTCCGGGATCTAACAACCCAACTGGCGTCAACGTTAAAGGGCCGCAAGATACGGTTCCATTCCATCCTTTCTATACCGCCAAGGATGGCTGGTTTCTTGGCCTTGCGCTGATGTTCTTTACGGCAATGATGTTTTTCATGCCGAACGCATTGGGTCACGCGGATAACTACATTCCTGCCAACCCGCTTTCAACGCCGGCTCATATCGTTCCGGAATGGTATTTCTGGCCATGGTACGCGATTCTGCGGGCCTTTACCTTCGACTTCCTGTTCGTTCCGGCGAAACTACTCGGCGTGCTGGCGATGTTCTCTGCCATCTTGGTCTGGTTCTTCCTGCCATGGTTGGACAAGTCACCTGTGCGGTCGGGCGATTACCGCCCCCGGTTCAAGAAGTTCTTCTGGTTTGGTCTTATTCCCTGCATTGTCGTACTTGGCATTTGCGGCGGTGCGCCGGCAGAAGAGCCTTATGTGATGTTGAGCCAACTCGCCAGTGCCTATTATTTTGCGCACTTCCTGATCATATTGCCGCTGCTTTCCCGGATTGAAAAACCGGAGCCGTTGCCGAATTCGATCACCGAAGCGGTGACCGGCAAACCACTCGAACAAGCCAGCTAA
- a CDS encoding class I adenylate-forming enzyme family protein, whose protein sequence is MYQVALTESYFSAQGGPEPAPMTIGDMLRRSVERAPEQIALKELTYDGSVDRSWTYSQLLVDAERLGRALASRHAEGSRVAVYANNVPEWVLLELACGLAGVTLVTVNPAYQKRELKYVLEQSRSEAIYYVADFRGNPMQEIADAVCDEIPAIKHRILLNDHEALYAGEESGALRDPKPDDPVQLQYTSGTTGFPKGAVLHHNGLVRNGIDTMTRGGMEQGDSFIHMMPLFHTTGCAILVLGGLGRCGTMLLAPMFEPAVIAQVIEKERAKFILGVPTMLVALIDEIRRSGQDVSSTQRIMSGGAMVAPQLCRDAQDVFGAPIQIVYGQTETSPVLTQAWYEDSHEDLTETIGQPAAHTEISIRDPQSNKVLPIGEQGEICARAYSVMLGYNDNPEATAAAIDSEGWLHTGDLGRMDARGYVKITGRVKEMIIRGGENLFPAEIENAMLEHDAIDEVAVVGIPDEKWGEQVACFFRSNSGQKLHADDLKAFIRERLSPQKTPAFWISISDWPLTGSGKIQKFKLAEAFEAGEYNLLS, encoded by the coding sequence ATGTATCAAGTTGCGCTTACAGAATCTTATTTTTCAGCGCAGGGCGGGCCAGAGCCAGCGCCGATGACTATCGGCGATATGTTACGCCGGTCAGTCGAGCGTGCACCTGAACAGATTGCTTTAAAAGAACTCACTTATGACGGCTCAGTTGACCGTTCTTGGACTTATTCGCAGTTGCTAGTTGATGCCGAGCGGCTTGGCCGCGCTTTGGCCAGTCGTCATGCGGAGGGATCAAGGGTTGCGGTTTATGCCAACAATGTTCCGGAATGGGTGCTTTTGGAGTTGGCATGCGGTCTGGCAGGTGTGACACTGGTGACAGTTAATCCGGCTTACCAGAAGCGTGAACTGAAATATGTCCTCGAACAATCGCGCTCTGAGGCAATTTACTATGTCGCTGACTTTCGTGGTAATCCGATGCAGGAAATTGCAGATGCGGTCTGCGATGAAATACCAGCCATAAAGCATCGTATCTTGCTGAACGATCATGAAGCGCTTTATGCAGGTGAAGAGAGCGGTGCTCTTCGCGATCCGAAACCAGACGATCCTGTGCAACTCCAATATACATCCGGTACAACAGGCTTCCCGAAAGGTGCTGTGCTGCATCACAACGGTCTTGTTCGCAACGGTATCGATACCATGACTCGAGGCGGGATGGAGCAAGGTGATAGCTTCATCCATATGATGCCACTTTTTCATACAACCGGATGTGCAATTCTTGTTCTGGGAGGATTGGGCCGGTGTGGTACAATGCTACTCGCGCCGATGTTTGAACCGGCGGTCATAGCGCAAGTGATTGAGAAAGAACGTGCAAAGTTCATTCTTGGCGTGCCGACGATGTTGGTGGCGCTAATCGATGAAATACGGCGTTCGGGGCAGGATGTTTCATCAACGCAGCGCATCATGTCAGGCGGTGCGATGGTTGCACCGCAGCTCTGCCGTGATGCTCAGGACGTATTCGGTGCGCCGATCCAGATTGTCTATGGTCAAACCGAAACCTCACCGGTTTTGACTCAGGCTTGGTATGAAGACTCACACGAGGACTTGACCGAAACGATTGGGCAACCGGCTGCGCATACAGAAATTTCCATTCGTGACCCTCAGTCCAATAAAGTTCTGCCAATTGGTGAACAGGGCGAGATTTGCGCACGCGCTTACAGTGTTATGTTGGGCTACAATGACAATCCGGAGGCAACCGCAGCAGCGATTGACAGTGAGGGTTGGCTGCACACTGGCGATCTTGGGCGCATGGATGCGCGTGGTTATGTAAAGATTACCGGGCGCGTCAAAGAGATGATCATTCGTGGTGGTGAGAATCTGTTTCCTGCTGAGATTGAAAATGCGATGCTGGAACATGATGCGATTGATGAAGTTGCAGTGGTCGGCATTCCTGATGAAAAATGGGGTGAGCAGGTCGCATGCTTCTTTCGCAGCAACTCAGGTCAGAAACTGCATGCTGATGATCTGAAGGCATTTATTCGCGAAAGACTGTCGCCTCAGAAAACGCCAGCTTTTTGGATAAGTATATCAGATTGGCCGTTGACGGGCTCTGGAAAGATTCAAAAATTCAAACTGGCAGAGGCTTTTGAGGCCGGCGAATATAATTTGCTAAGCTAA
- the petA gene encoding ubiquinol-cytochrome c reductase iron-sulfur subunit: MASVDTAVEPNDSAGSEPEIGGVRRRDFINVAAVSFGSVGVVATVFPLVNQMNPSADVLALSSIEVDISAIEPGQAIKSSWRKQPIFIRNLTEAEIEAANAVDLSGLRDPETLADRTQEGKENWLITLGVCTHLGCVPLGAAQGEVKGEYDGYFCPCHGSHYDTAGRTRKGPAPTNLEVPEYSFLSDTVVKIG; the protein is encoded by the coding sequence ATGGCTAGTGTTGATACTGCGGTTGAACCCAATGATTCGGCTGGATCAGAACCTGAAATTGGTGGCGTGCGGCGCCGCGACTTTATCAATGTCGCAGCAGTGAGCTTCGGCAGTGTTGGCGTTGTCGCGACTGTTTTCCCGCTGGTGAATCAGATGAATCCCAGTGCAGACGTGTTGGCGCTATCTTCCATTGAAGTTGACATTTCAGCGATCGAGCCCGGACAGGCGATTAAATCAAGTTGGCGAAAGCAGCCCATTTTTATTCGCAACCTGACAGAGGCAGAGATCGAAGCTGCAAATGCGGTGGATCTCTCTGGATTGCGTGATCCAGAGACGCTGGCTGACCGGACGCAAGAAGGCAAAGAAAATTGGCTCATAACTCTTGGCGTCTGCACACATTTGGGCTGCGTTCCGCTTGGTGCTGCACAGGGTGAAGTCAAAGGAGAGTATGACGGCTATTTCTGCCCTTGCCATGGTTCACACTATGATACGGCAGGCCGCACCCGCAAAGGGCCAGCACCGACCAATTTGGAAGTACCGGAATATAGTTTCCTATCAGATACCGTCGTGAAAATCGGCTAG
- the glpK gene encoding glycerol kinase GlpK: protein MAAQQILVIDEGTTSTRAMLFGADGKLHGSQQEELQQYYPAPGLVEHNAAEIWDKTLRCCKKMIEQAGGAEKIAAIGITNQRETIVAWDKRTGEPLGKAIVWQDRRTASICDELKAKGFEPMVQAKTGLLLDPYFSGSKISWMLKNWPEISTAGDNLAFGTIESYLIYRLTGDHHITDASNASRTMLMALDGDDWDDELLGLFGIPKKALPKIVDCAGDLGRTSVELFGTPIAISGSAGDQQAATIGQACLEVGQTKATFGTGAFILTNSGETPPKSENRLLSTVLFQLNGKRIYALEGSVFVAGSLMQWLRDDIGMLKFAGESEDLARSVDETSGVYLVPALSGLGAPHWQADAKATISGLSFSSTKAHIVRAALEAMAYQCHDLKTAFSADGTDWQSLRIDGGMVANDWLVQDLADILDITVERPEFFETTALGTAMLASVGCGIYASLEEASSMISGLEEHQPNIESSRREARLAGWQKAVQSVLSN from the coding sequence ATGGCTGCACAACAAATATTGGTGATTGATGAGGGTACGACGTCGACGCGTGCTATGCTGTTTGGAGCAGACGGAAAGCTTCACGGATCCCAGCAAGAGGAGTTGCAGCAATATTATCCTGCGCCTGGACTAGTGGAACATAATGCTGCTGAAATCTGGGACAAGACACTACGCTGTTGCAAAAAAATGATTGAGCAAGCCGGTGGCGCAGAAAAAATTGCGGCCATAGGTATCACCAATCAGCGCGAAACTATTGTCGCTTGGGACAAACGCACTGGTGAACCGTTGGGCAAGGCCATAGTTTGGCAGGACCGGCGAACAGCAAGTATATGCGACGAGTTAAAAGCCAAGGGTTTCGAACCCATGGTTCAGGCTAAGACCGGGTTGCTCCTTGATCCATATTTCTCAGGTAGCAAAATCAGTTGGATGCTCAAAAACTGGCCCGAAATCTCTACTGCTGGCGACAATCTGGCTTTTGGTACGATAGAGTCATACCTGATCTACCGTCTTACCGGCGACCATCATATCACTGATGCCAGCAATGCCAGTCGTACTATGTTAATGGCATTGGATGGTGACGATTGGGATGATGAATTGCTTGGATTATTTGGTATTCCCAAAAAAGCACTACCAAAAATTGTAGACTGTGCTGGCGATTTGGGTCGAACATCGGTCGAACTATTTGGCACACCCATAGCAATATCGGGATCTGCTGGTGATCAGCAAGCTGCGACCATTGGACAAGCCTGCCTTGAAGTTGGCCAAACCAAGGCAACTTTTGGTACAGGAGCGTTCATTCTTACTAACAGTGGCGAGACTCCACCAAAATCAGAAAATCGTCTTCTTTCCACGGTGCTTTTTCAACTGAACGGGAAACGTATTTATGCGCTGGAAGGCTCGGTTTTTGTGGCTGGCAGCCTTATGCAATGGCTGCGTGATGATATCGGCATGCTGAAGTTCGCAGGCGAAAGTGAGGACCTGGCGCGATCCGTTGACGAGACCAGTGGCGTCTACCTTGTCCCTGCCCTCTCTGGTTTGGGGGCACCTCATTGGCAAGCTGATGCCAAAGCGACAATTTCTGGACTCAGCTTCTCATCTACAAAGGCTCATATTGTACGAGCTGCTTTGGAGGCGATGGCCTATCAATGCCATGACCTCAAAACGGCATTTTCAGCAGACGGCACGGATTGGCAAAGCCTACGAATTGACGGTGGTATGGTGGCTAATGACTGGCTTGTGCAGGACTTGGCCGATATTTTGGATATTACTGTCGAGCGCCCAGAGTTTTTTGAGACAACCGCCTTAGGGACCGCGATGCTCGCATCGGTGGGGTGTGGAATATATGCATCACTTGAGGAGGCCTCAAGTATGATATCCGGACTAGAAGAACATCAGCCAAACATCGAATCTTCAAGGCGTGAAGCGCGGTTGGCGGGATGGCAGAAAGCCGTCCAAAGCGTGCTGTCAAATTGA
- a CDS encoding cytochrome c1 — MVRFFGILIGLFFAGMLIYSFGRGAVEYVSNPPVKAVEYQFHEKPKKVSFTSDGPFGKFDNQQLQRGFQVYKEVCAACHGIRLVAFRNLAELGYTEDEVKAIAANWVIETPTIDPDTGEASTRPSIPADKFPEPFANDVAAAAANNNAIPPDLSLMTKARVGGAPYVYSLLTGYSDPPAELPEANRPGTGLHYNAYFANLNIAMAPPITGDDQVTYSDGTKATVSQMAEDVSAFLIWTAEPSLVKQKQTGWAVLAFLLIATILAFLSYKTIWADVKAEKKKKEA, encoded by the coding sequence ATGGTAAGATTTTTTGGTATTTTGATCGGTTTGTTCTTCGCGGGAATGCTGATCTATTCATTTGGTCGCGGCGCGGTGGAATATGTCAGCAATCCGCCCGTAAAGGCTGTGGAATATCAATTCCACGAAAAGCCGAAGAAGGTCTCTTTCACAAGCGATGGGCCATTCGGCAAATTCGATAACCAGCAGCTTCAGCGCGGGTTCCAGGTTTACAAAGAGGTGTGTGCAGCCTGTCATGGCATTCGTTTGGTTGCTTTTCGTAACCTGGCGGAACTCGGTTATACCGAAGACGAAGTGAAGGCTATCGCTGCAAACTGGGTAATTGAAACACCGACAATTGATCCCGATACCGGTGAAGCGTCAACACGTCCTTCGATTCCGGCTGATAAATTTCCGGAACCATTTGCCAATGATGTTGCTGCGGCAGCGGCTAACAACAATGCTATTCCGCCGGATCTTTCGTTGATGACCAAGGCAAGAGTAGGCGGCGCTCCGTATGTTTACTCGCTGCTGACCGGATATAGCGATCCACCAGCCGAGTTGCCGGAAGCCAATCGCCCTGGAACCGGCCTGCATTACAACGCCTATTTCGCTAACCTAAATATTGCTATGGCACCGCCAATTACGGGTGACGATCAGGTTACATATTCAGATGGAACAAAGGCGACTGTTTCACAGATGGCTGAGGATGTTTCCGCATTCCTGATCTGGACTGCTGAGCCGTCACTGGTCAAACAAAAGCAAACGGGTTGGGCCGTATTGGCCTTCCTGCTCATTGCAACCATCTTGGCTTTCTTGTCGTACAAGACAATCTGGGCGGACGTGAAAGCAGAGAAAAAGAAAAAAGAAGCCTAA
- a CDS encoding DUF294 nucleotidyltransferase-like domain-containing protein — protein MFLRRHAPFDALSADVVSALARKIEVRYFPRETMIIDAGKENHALGIVRSGAVELRLGGTELNHRLGEGGVFGYPSLLHHERTRNQVIAHEDSLIYQLPKPDFLALLDSHEMLRGFFAKDEAERLRLAVEGLRRSEAGHGEAAMIAVKLGSLMRRNEVVTASPDDSISDAAKLMARADVSTLPLTDQGRLLGIITDKDLRRRVLGKDVPLDEPVSRVMTQDPITMSLEDDLLSAMLIMSQHNIHHLPIVNDTEKIVGVISSSDLLNRFGMNALQVVAEIEAAGDAAAVARAARRVDAVLAHLIESGVDADHVARFVSNIGEATHRQLLKLGEQQLGPPPVPYALVVFGSLARQEQAGGSDQDNGFILDDGYDEQAHGAYFERLATFLCDGLNSAGYIYCPGDIMATNNKWRQPLEAWKEHYRNWIDRPDPENVLNTTIFFDMRCVAGEEALVESLRKQIFAWSSANSIFLSFIARAAAHTKVPLGFFRNFLLQHDEKEGDVLDLKHQAIAPVVDIARVYALALGLSEVNSQERLKKAAELDELSEEAVLDIVDSFEFIRSVRFRHQSEQIRQGAAPTNNLSPALLSRFEREHLKDAFRVIRDHMDIVGRKYAGNIQ, from the coding sequence TTGTTTTTAAGACGGCATGCGCCGTTTGATGCGCTTTCGGCGGATGTTGTCAGCGCACTCGCGCGGAAAATCGAGGTTCGGTATTTCCCGCGAGAGACAATGATTATTGATGCCGGCAAGGAAAATCACGCGCTCGGCATCGTCCGGTCCGGAGCGGTGGAATTGCGGTTGGGCGGCACGGAACTGAACCACCGGCTGGGAGAGGGCGGTGTTTTTGGCTATCCCTCGCTGCTCCACCACGAACGTACGCGCAATCAGGTCATCGCGCATGAAGACAGTCTGATCTATCAGCTTCCAAAGCCGGATTTCCTGGCATTGCTAGATAGCCATGAAATGCTGAGAGGCTTTTTTGCCAAAGATGAGGCCGAACGCTTGCGCCTCGCTGTTGAAGGCCTGCGGCGATCTGAAGCGGGGCATGGCGAAGCCGCGATGATCGCCGTCAAGCTGGGCAGCCTTATGCGCCGGAATGAGGTGGTTACGGCCAGTCCGGATGACAGTATCAGTGATGCCGCGAAGCTTATGGCGCGTGCTGATGTTTCCACCCTGCCGCTGACCGATCAGGGCCGGCTGTTGGGGATCATCACCGACAAGGATTTGCGCCGCCGCGTGCTGGGAAAGGATGTACCGCTTGATGAACCGGTGTCCCGCGTGATGACGCAGGACCCGATCACGATGTCGCTTGAAGACGATCTGCTGTCCGCCATGCTGATCATGTCGCAGCATAACATCCATCATCTGCCGATCGTAAACGACACCGAGAAAATTGTCGGTGTGATCAGCTCCAGCGATCTGCTCAACCGGTTTGGTATGAATGCCCTGCAGGTAGTCGCCGAGATCGAGGCTGCCGGTGATGCCGCCGCGGTTGCAAGAGCGGCCCGGCGCGTGGATGCGGTATTGGCGCATCTGATTGAGTCCGGGGTCGATGCCGATCATGTCGCAAGGTTCGTCTCGAATATCGGTGAAGCAACCCATCGGCAATTGCTGAAACTGGGGGAGCAGCAGTTAGGCCCGCCGCCGGTTCCCTATGCGCTGGTTGTATTTGGTTCTCTTGCTAGACAGGAGCAGGCTGGCGGATCGGATCAGGACAACGGTTTCATTCTGGATGATGGCTATGACGAACAGGCGCATGGCGCTTATTTTGAGAGGCTCGCAACCTTCCTGTGCGATGGCCTGAACAGCGCAGGATACATCTACTGCCCGGGCGATATCATGGCTACCAACAACAAATGGCGACAGCCCTTGGAAGCTTGGAAAGAGCATTACCGTAACTGGATTGACAGGCCTGATCCGGAAAACGTCCTCAACACCACCATCTTCTTCGACATGCGATGTGTGGCAGGTGAGGAAGCGCTGGTTGAAAGTTTGCGGAAACAGATTTTCGCGTGGAGCAGTGCCAACAGTATTTTCCTGTCATTTATTGCAAGAGCGGCAGCCCATACCAAGGTTCCACTTGGCTTTTTTCGCAATTTCCTGCTGCAACATGACGAGAAAGAGGGCGATGTGCTCGATCTGAAACATCAGGCCATTGCGCCGGTTGTCGATATTGCCCGGGTTTATGCGCTGGCACTGGGACTGAGTGAAGTGAACAGCCAAGAGCGCTTGAAGAAAGCAGCCGAACTTGACGAACTGAGCGAAGAAGCGGTGTTGGATATAGTCGACTCTTTCGAGTTTATCCGCAGCGTCCGGTTTCGCCATCAATCGGAGCAGATCAGACAAGGCGCAGCGCCAACCAACAATCTC
- the glpD gene encoding glycerol-3-phosphate dehydrogenase, translated as MRLPMYDLAIIGGGINGVGIARDAAGRGLKVLLVERDDLAAHTSSASTKLVHGGLRYLEHYEFSLVRKALQEREVLLRNAPHIIWPMRFVLPVDQGMRPAWFLRLGLFLYDHLGSRSLLPGTKSLNLLRDFRGKPLQKRLKKGFAYSDCWVEDARLVSLTARDAKERGADIRVKTECVGIRRSADSWTLQLNGQDGEAEEQAKILINAAGPWVDPVTALYDQSSNAAKLRLVKGSHIVIARKFEGDHSYIFQNKDGRIIFAIPYEGDHTLIGTTDQPWSYDEGPAKISDSEIDYLCAAASEYFAEPVMRDDVQWTYSGVRPLFDDKSQSASTVTRDYVFDYNDQGGAPVLSVFGGKITTYRVLARQAMKTLKGALQVETEDWTKDAALPGGNFSPDGFDDLVSQYSQRWAFLDNAVINRLVRAYGTDVAEMLGKADDVAALGQFFGAGLYEIELRWLVAYEFATTAEDVLWRRSKLGLHMTDEEKSAVAEWFAAQDAKTKLSSTVS; from the coding sequence ATGAGGCTGCCTATGTATGATTTGGCAATTATTGGCGGCGGCATAAATGGCGTTGGAATCGCAAGGGATGCTGCGGGCAGGGGGTTGAAAGTTCTGCTTGTTGAGCGTGATGATCTTGCGGCACATACCTCCTCCGCAAGCACGAAGTTAGTCCATGGCGGCTTGCGCTATCTGGAGCATTATGAGTTCAGTCTTGTACGCAAGGCGCTGCAAGAACGCGAAGTGCTACTCCGCAACGCACCACACATCATCTGGCCGATGCGTTTTGTGTTGCCGGTGGATCAAGGTATGCGGCCTGCCTGGTTCCTGCGCCTTGGTCTGTTTCTCTATGACCATTTGGGATCGCGGTCATTGTTGCCGGGAACAAAGAGCCTTAATCTGCTGAGAGATTTTCGAGGGAAACCTCTACAAAAGCGATTGAAAAAGGGGTTCGCTTATTCTGATTGTTGGGTTGAAGATGCGCGGCTGGTTTCCCTTACGGCACGGGATGCGAAAGAGCGTGGTGCAGATATTCGTGTAAAAACGGAATGTGTTGGAATTAGACGGAGCGCGGACAGTTGGACGCTACAGTTGAACGGACAAGATGGCGAAGCTGAAGAACAAGCAAAAATACTAATCAATGCTGCAGGCCCTTGGGTCGATCCGGTCACGGCGCTGTACGATCAGAGCAGCAATGCGGCCAAGCTGCGTCTTGTTAAGGGCAGTCATATAGTCATCGCTCGAAAATTCGAAGGTGATCATAGCTATATTTTCCAAAACAAGGATGGCCGTATCATCTTCGCTATACCTTATGAGGGCGATCATACATTGATCGGAACGACAGATCAGCCGTGGAGCTATGATGAAGGTCCAGCAAAGATTAGTGATAGCGAAATTGATTATCTTTGTGCGGCGGCAAGTGAATATTTTGCAGAGCCCGTTATGCGCGACGATGTCCAATGGACTTATTCCGGGGTGCGCCCATTATTTGACGATAAGAGCCAATCCGCATCCACTGTGACGCGCGACTATGTGTTCGATTATAATGATCAAGGCGGTGCACCGGTTCTTTCGGTTTTTGGTGGAAAAATTACAACTTATCGCGTGTTGGCGCGGCAGGCGATGAAGACGTTAAAAGGTGCGTTGCAAGTCGAGACGGAAGACTGGACCAAAGACGCTGCCTTACCTGGTGGAAACTTCTCTCCCGATGGCTTTGATGATCTGGTATCGCAATATTCTCAGCGTTGGGCTTTTCTCGATAATGCTGTGATCAATCGATTGGTGCGCGCCTATGGCACTGACGTTGCGGAAATGCTGGGTAAAGCCGATGACGTGGCTGCTTTGGGCCAGTTTTTCGGCGCTGGCCTATATGAGATTGAACTTCGATGGTTGGTTGCCTACGAATTTGCAACAACGGCTGAAGACGTGTTGTGGCGCCGTTCTAAGTTGGGATTACATATGACTGACGAAGAGAAAAGCGCAGTTGCAGAATGGTTTGCCGCCCAAGATGCGAAAACAAAGCTATCGAGCACCGTTTCCTGA
- a CDS encoding tRNA (cytidine(34)-2'-O)-methyltransferase, whose protein sequence is MRVALYQPDIAGNLGTILRTCACLDVPVDIIEPCGFPFSDRSLKRAGMDYFDHVDFTRHTDWNAFLAFVDSQSARIILLTSKTDAAYHEFTFQPDDILLFGSESAGVPLDVNQRADERITIKMKNGMRSLNLAVSAGMALGEALKQTGQFSK, encoded by the coding sequence ATGAGAGTAGCTCTTTACCAACCCGATATTGCGGGAAATTTGGGAACGATTTTAAGGACATGCGCCTGTCTCGACGTACCCGTTGATATCATTGAACCCTGCGGTTTTCCGTTCAGCGACCGTAGCCTGAAACGAGCTGGAATGGACTATTTTGACCATGTCGATTTTACGCGGCACACAGATTGGAATGCGTTTCTTGCTTTCGTCGATTCACAATCGGCTCGAATTATCTTGCTGACTAGCAAAACAGACGCTGCATATCATGAGTTCACATTTCAGCCTGACGATATATTGCTATTCGGGTCCGAAAGCGCGGGTGTTCCACTTGATGTCAATCAACGCGCCGATGAACGAATCACCATTAAAATGAAAAATGGCATGCGGTCATTGAACCTTGCCGTTTCTGCAGGCATGGCGCTCGGTGAAGCGCTAAAACAGACAGGACAGTTCTCCAAATGA